The genomic interval TGAGTCATCGTTAATTACCTGCCTTCTGTTTAAGCACCGTTTTAATTCGAGCAATATCGCGGCGAGTTTGCTTGAGCAGGTGAGTCTGACCCAGCTGGCCAGTAGCAGCCTGCATACGCAGCTTGAACTGCTCTTTCAATTGAGTCAGCAGTTCGCCGTTCAGCTCTTCAACGGATTTTTCCCGGAGTTCTGAAGCTTTCATCACATCACCGAACGTTTTACGAAAGTTGTTGTAATAGGCAACTTGGCTGCGGCCAACGCAAAGGCCTCACGAGCCAGATCTTCACTGACGCCATCCATTTCATACAGGACTTTACCAGGACGGATCTGCGCGACCCAATATTCCACGTTACCCTTACCTTTACCCTGACGTACTTCCAGGGGCTTCTCGGTAATTGGTTTATCCGGAAACACACGAATCCAGATTTTACCGCCACGTTTAATGTGACGAGTCATCGCACGACGGGCCGCCTCAATTTGGCGAGCTGTAATGCGACCGCGACCAGTAGCTTTCAAGCCAAAATCACCAAAGCTTACCTTGGCGCCCCGATGGGCCAGGCCGCGGTTGCGACCCTTCATTTGCTTGCGAAACTTCGTACGCTTTGGTTGCAGCATCTTGCGTACCCCTTACTTGGACTTAGAGCCTTTTTTCTTAGGTGCAGCTTCAGCTTCGTCAATATCGCCGATGACTTCACCCTTGAAAATCCAAACTTTCACACCGATGATGCCGTAGGTGGTAGACGCTTCGGCGGTTGCGTAGTCGATGTTTGCACGCAATGTGTGCAACGGTACGCGGCCTTCACGATACCACTCACTACGAGCGATCTCGGCACCCCCCAGGCGGCCTCCCACCTGGATCTTGATACCTTCCGCACCCTGACGCATGGCGTTTTGCACGGCACGCTTCATGGCACGGCGGAACATCACGCGGCGCTCCAGCTGCTGAGCAACATTCTGGGCAACCAGTGAAGCATCCAGATCAGGCTTACGGATCTCTTCAATGTTGATGTGCACTGGCACACCCATGCGCTCGCTCACTTCTGCACGTAGACGATCCACGTCTTCGCCTTTCTTGCCAATCACGATGCCCGGACGGGCAGTGTGAATGGTAATACGTGCGGTATTGGCGGGACGCTCAATGTCCACGCGGCTTACAGACGCGCTGGACAACTTGTCCTGAATGTAAGAACGCACTGCCAAATCATTGTTGAGTTTGTCTGCGTACTGATCGCTGCCGGCATACCACACTGAGGTATGCTTCTTGACGATACCCAGACGAATACCTGTCGGATTTACTTTCTGACCCATAACGCCTGCTCTCTTACTGGTCGGCTACTTTAACGGTGATATGACAAGTGCGCTTAAGAATGCGGTCAGCACGACCTTTAGCGCGAGGCTTGATGCGTTTCATGCTCAAACCTTCGTCCACAAAGATCGTGGACACTTTCAGTTCATCGACGTCGGCGCCTTCGTTGTGTTCGGCATTCGCAATTGCGGACTCGAGCACCTTTTTGATTAACGCGGCGCCCTTTTTGGGGCTGAATGCCAGAAGGTCCAACGCCTCCTCAACACCTTTTCCGCGAATCTGATCGGCTACCAAGCGCGCTTTTTGCGCCGACAGACGAGCACCGCTGAGTTTTGCTGCTACTTCCATCGTGTTACCTCGTAGGCACTATTAGCGCTTAGCGCTTTTTCGCTTTTTTGTCTGCGACATGACCGCGATAGGTGCGGGTAGCCGCAAACTCGCCAAGTTTGTGTCCAACCATTTCTTCATTCACCAGGACGGGCACGTGCTGACGGCCATTGTGTACTGCCAGCGTCAGACCAACCATTTCTGGCATGATCATTGAGCGCCGCGACCAGGTTTTAATTGGACGACGATCATTCTTTTCGATCGCTGTTTCGACCTTCTTAATGAGGTGAAGATCGATAAAAGGACCTTTCTTCAGTGAACGTGGCACTGTTGCTTCCTCTTTTCCGCTGTTGATTTGCCGTTAGCGCTTGGAGCGACTACGGACAATCATCTTGGTAGTGCGCTTGTTTTTGCGCGTCTTGTAACCCTTGGTCGGAACACCCCAAGGCGATACCGGATGACGGCCACCAGAAGTACGACCTTCACCACCACCGTGCGGGTGATCTACCGGGTTCATGGCGACACCGCGCACTGTAGGACGAACACCGCGCCACCGCTTGGCGCCGGCCTTACCGAGTGACCGCAAGCTATGCTCGCTATTGGACACTTCGCCCAAGGTCGCCCGGCAATTAACCAATACACGGCGAGTTTCACCGCTACGCAGACGCAAAGTCGCGTAAGTACCGTCGCGAGACACCAGCTGGCAAGAAGCACCGGCCGAACGGGCCACCTGGGCACCTTTCTCGGGCTTCAGCTCGACGCAGTGAACAGTGCTGCCGAGCGGAATATTCCGCAGCGGCAGGGCATTACCCACTTTAATCGCCGCCGCATCGCCTGACTCGATCTTGTCACCGGCCTTCAGGCCCTTGGGCGCAATAATGTAACGGCGCTCACCGTCGGCATAACAAACCAGCGCAATGTAGGCGGTGCGGTTCGGATCATACTCCAGGCGCTCTACTGTGGCCGGGATGCCGTCTTTATTGCGACGGAAATCGATCACACGGTAGTGCTGCTTGTGACCACCACCCACGTGACGGGTTGTGATACGGCCACCACTGTTACGGCCGCCACTCTTGGACTTCTTCTCCAACAGAGGCGCGTAAGGAGCACCCTTGTGCAAATCCGGATTAACGACACTTACTACAAAGCGGCGA from Marinimicrobium koreense carries:
- the rpsC gene encoding 30S ribosomal protein S3, whose protein sequence is MGQKVNPTGIRLGIVKKHTSVWYAGSDQYADKLNNDLAVRSYIQDKLSSASVSRVDIERPANTARITIHTARPGIVIGKKGEDVDRLRAEVSERMGVPVHINIEEIRKPDLDASLVAQNVAQQLERRVMFRRAMKRAVQNAMRQGAEGIKIQVGGRLGGAEIARSEWYREGRVPLHTLRANIDYATAEASTTYGIIGVKVWIFKGEVIGDIDEAEAAPKKKGSKSK
- the rpsS gene encoding 30S ribosomal protein S19, which encodes MPRSLKKGPFIDLHLIKKVETAIEKNDRRPIKTWSRRSMIMPEMVGLTLAVHNGRQHVPVLVNEEMVGHKLGEFAATRTYRGHVADKKAKKR
- the rplP gene encoding 50S ribosomal protein L16, with the protein product MLQPKRTKFRKQMKGRNRGLAHRGAKVSFGDFGLKATGRGRITARQIEAARRAMTRHIKRGGKIWIRVFPDKPITEKPLEVRQGKGKGNVEYWVAQIRPGKVLYEMDGVSEDLAREAFALAAAKLPITTTFVKRSVM
- the rplV gene encoding 50S ribosomal protein L22 encodes the protein MEVAAKLSGARLSAQKARLVADQIRGKGVEEALDLLAFSPKKGAALIKKVLESAIANAEHNEGADVDELKVSTIFVDEGLSMKRIKPRAKGRADRILKRTCHITVKVADQ
- the rpmC gene encoding 50S ribosomal protein L29, which encodes MKASELREKSVEELNGELLTQLKEQFKLRMQAATGQLGQTHLLKQTRRDIARIKTVLKQKAGN
- the rplB gene encoding 50S ribosomal protein L2, whose protein sequence is MPIVKRKPTSPGRRFVVSVVNPDLHKGAPYAPLLEKKSKSGGRNSGGRITTRHVGGGHKQHYRVIDFRRNKDGIPATVERLEYDPNRTAYIALVCYADGERRYIIAPKGLKAGDKIESGDAAAIKVGNALPLRNIPLGSTVHCVELKPEKGAQVARSAGASCQLVSRDGTYATLRLRSGETRRVLVNCRATLGEVSNSEHSLRSLGKAGAKRWRGVRPTVRGVAMNPVDHPHGGGEGRTSGGRHPVSPWGVPTKGYKTRKNKRTTKMIVRSRSKR